One Saimiri boliviensis isolate mSaiBol1 chromosome 5, mSaiBol1.pri, whole genome shotgun sequence genomic window carries:
- the LOC104649896 gene encoding uncharacterized protein LOC104649896: MQGHKGAEGDQPAARPPSFTPMAEAKEMRALNETVMLFIRHCEIAMSCWSGRSRLKGDCLQRLLQTWPSSGHMAHPLGPPPHPLAGCPARTLPRALQGCLPVCSTAAGPVRRGQERSRVQPGGRSQVVGVAPPLGSATHLGGQRRIPGSRPAGGALPILQGSGHYRRPGGAGVMGDPARGENEIVRREARCGLGSPSALQSLVLSPGYSAVVQSWNLASLQPSTPCGKENHSCTPGSVLYSPALEAQLLFCEGINGLQSECGQSQRNTTLAS, translated from the exons ATGCAGGGCCACAAAGGAGCAGAAGGTGATCAACCTGCAGCCCGGCCTCCTAGTTTCACACCGATGGCAGAGGCGAAAGAGATGAGGGCTCTCAATGAAACGGTGATGCTATTTATAAGGCACTGTGAGATCGCAATGTCCTGCTGGTCCGGTAGGAGCCGGCTCAAAGGGGATTGTCTTCAGAGACTTTTACAAACTTGGCCCAGCTCTGGGCACATGGCTCACCCCCTAGGACCGCCTCCTCACCCCCTCGCTGGCTGCCCAGCCAGGACACTCCCCCGCGCCCTCCAGGGCTGCCTACCTGTCTGCAGCACAGCCGCGGGTCCCGTCCGGAGGGGGCAGGAGCGTTCGCGCGTGCAGCCAGGGGGCCGGAGCCAGGTCGTGGGCGTCGCCCCTCCCCTGGGCAGCGCCACACACCTGGGCGGCCAGCGGCGAATCCCGGGCAGCCGCCCTGCCGGCGGCGCTCTGCCCATCTTGCAGGGAAGTGGTCATTATCGCCGGCCGGGGGGCGCGGGCGTCATGGGAGACCCAGCGCGTGGGGAGAACGAGATCGTGCGGCGGGAGGCGAGGTGCGGGCTAGGCAGCCCGAGCGCTCTGCAG agtctcgttctgtcaccaggctacagtgcagtggtacaatcttggaatcttgcctcactgcaaccttcaactccctg cgGTAAAGAAAACCACAGCTGTACTCCAGGGAGTGTGCTTTATTCTCCAGCCCTTGAAGCACAACTTTTG TTTTGTGAGGGGATAAATGGCCTGCAGAGTGAGTGTGGACAAAGCCAGAGAAACACTACTTTG gctTCTTAG